A single Mangifera indica cultivar Alphonso chromosome 20, CATAS_Mindica_2.1, whole genome shotgun sequence DNA region contains:
- the LOC123204612 gene encoding RGG repeats nuclear RNA binding protein A-like, whose amino-acid sequence MATMNPFDLLGDNDNEDPSQLVSVQLPKLDDKPKKPASAPQGNSAAKPAAKFPTKPVPPSQAVRDSKPEGGRGGGRGGGRGFGRGGGRGYDRDSRNNDTFGGNNGFSGGDRPFEEGGGKPSERRSYGAPRGSFRGGHRGGFGDGESGDGERPRRLFERRSGTGRGNEIKRDGAGRGNWGTPADEIAPETEEPVVENEKNVIADKPAGEEESGDANKENPVNEQEEKEPEEKEMTLEQYEKILEEKRKSLHALKTEERKVDMDKELKSMQQLSSKKSNDDIFIKLGSDKDRRKDAADKEEKAKKSVSINEFLKPAEGGRYYNPGSRGRGRGRGSRGGYGGYSSSNVAAPSIEDPGHFPSLGGK is encoded by the exons ATGGCTACAATGAACCCCTTTGATCTACTGGGTGACAATGATAACGAAGACCCAAGTCAGCTCGTATCTGTTCAACTGCCAAAGCTCGATGACAAGCCTAAGAAACCTGCGTCGGCTCCTCAAGGTAATTCTGCTGCTAAGCCGGCGGCTAAGTTTCCCACCAAGCCAGTCCCTCCCTCCCAAGCTG TGAGGGATTCAAAGCCTGAAGGTGGCCGTGGTGGGGGCCGTGGTGGTGGACGTGGTTTTGGGCGAGGAGGAGGTCGTGGCTATGACCGAGATTCAAGAAACAATGACACATTCGGTGGCAATAATGGATTTTCTGGTGGAGACAGACCCTTTGAAGAGGGAGGAGGAAAGCCATCTGAAAGACGTAGCTATGGGGCTCCTCGTGGTTCATTCCGTGGCGGTCATCGTGGTGGCTTTGGCGATGGAGAATCGGGTGATGGTGAACGTCCTCGAAGATTGTTTGAACGTCGTAGTGGGACTGGGCGTGG CAATGAGATTAAACGTGATGGGGCTGGTCGTGGTAATTGGGGAACTCCAGCTGATGAAATTGCACC GGAGACTGAAGAACCTGTTGTTGAAAATGAGAAGAATGTGATTGCTGACAAGCCTGCTGGTGAAGAAGAGTCCGGGGATGCCAATAAGGAGAATCCTGTGAATGAGCAAGAAGAGAAGGAGCCTGAGGAAAAG GAAATGACTTTGGAACAGTATGAAAAGATTCTTGAAGAGAAGAGGAAATCTTTGCATGCCTTGAAGACTGAGGAAAGGAAGGTTGACATGGACAAAGAGCTCAAGTCCATGCAACAACTTTCAAGCAAGAAGAGCAATGATGACATCTTTATCAAACTG GGTTCTGATAAGGACAGACGCAAGGATGCCGCTGATAAAGAAGAGAAAGCTAAAAAG TCTGTTAGCATAAATGAGTTTTTGAAACCTGCTGAAGGAGGGAGGTACTATAACCCTGGCAGTCGTGGTCGAGGTCGAGGCCGTGGTTCAAGAGGTGGATATGGAGGCTACTCCTCCAGCAATGTGGCAGCCCCTTCTATTGAGGATCCTGGGCATTTTCCCTCGTTGGGAGGCAAGTGA